From the Manihot esculenta cultivar AM560-2 chromosome 14, M.esculenta_v8, whole genome shotgun sequence genome, the window AGCTATTGATTTTGGTTTTTTAATCATTCGCAATTGTATTGTAAGTTCAGGATTTAGCAATTACAATTAGCATTAGCAGCccacaaatatttaaatatgaaCAAATAGATTAACTGAGAAAAAAACACAAATTCTTTGTTTATCTTCATTCAGACAAATTCACATACAACTAGAATTCAAACCTCTAACCTCGCAGCCTACCATGCAAAGCATCCACAACGCCAGCAAAACTCTCAAACCTGCCACTCACCACGTCAACATCCACGCTTAGCCTCTCAGCACCAGCTGCCGTGACCGGCCCATGTGCCGCCACCACCAAATCCGGCCATCTCCGCCTTACCATTCTCCAATCCCACCCAAATTCTCTCAAACTCTTCAACAACCCTTCCACTTCTGCGCTACTTGTGAACACGATAGCGTCCAATCCATTTCCCTCCTCCTCACTCTTTTCCACTATTCCCTCCGCGCAGGTGGGTCCCAGCCATCGAGTCTCGTAAGCATCCACCCTAACAGGAGCCCACCCCGCCGTCTGCAGATCCCGGAGAAAGTTTGCAACAACCGGAGGCTCCTCCAGTCCCACTACCCGCGGTACTAGGCACATCACACTACGACCGCGTCCATCCCCGAGAGATTGCACCATCCCGTTTGGCGTCGCCGTTGGAGGAACTAAAACCTTAATCCTATCAATATTAGAACAAATACTAAGCAAAAATTTAGAGTCAATAAGTTCTGCATCTTTGCCGAGGGCGCCGATGATGAATGTGTCACCCAGCGGAGGTAGCAGAGGAGTTGTGAGTGAGAGTATGGCGGTCGAGAAGGCGGTGATTGCTGTGCGAGAAGGTAAGACAATGGCGGAGACAGGAGAAATGGCAGAGGGAGCGAGGTGGAGAGCTAGAGAGGAGAGGGTTTGCAGCGTGGGTTCAGTAATGATGGTGGGACACCATAGGGGAGTGAAGGACTTGAGAGTAAGGAGATGAGACAGTCTGGTAGCGTAATTTTGTGGAGTGGTGAAGGATACGGTGGGCTTGGCGGCGGCGATGGAGCTGTGGGCGGTGGTCGTTGTTAACGTAGCCATTATGGCCGAATCATCGGAGTAAACGGACAGAGCTACACAAAATGGAAATGACCATCTGTCCCGCAATACCTATCAtattagagatttttttttttttttggccttttttttccgaaaaaatatgaaaaaattgcacatgataaataaaatataattattaattaaaaaatatataaaatatactaTATAATTAACTcacctttattttaaaatttattatttaatttatattaataaatattttatcacaTTTAacagttattattatttattaataatgtgatattatgagttttattttaatataaaataaagggtaaactgtaatttagtccctctgatttagtgaaatgCAATATTTtatccctctgttttaaaaaattttcaatttagtcactgtgatttttaaaaactatgacattagtccctccgttagattttcagttaaatca encodes:
- the LOC110600517 gene encoding uncharacterized protein LOC110600517, with the protein product MATLTTTTAHSSIAAAKPTVSFTTPQNYATRLSHLLTLKSFTPLWCPTIITEPTLQTLSSLALHLAPSAISPVSAIVLPSRTAITAFSTAILSLTTPLLPPLGDTFIIGALGKDAELIDSKFLLSICSNIDRIKVLVPPTATPNGMVQSLGDGRGRSVMCLVPRVVGLEEPPVVANFLRDLQTAGWAPVRVDAYETRWLGPTCAEGIVEKSEEEGNGLDAIVFTSSAEVEGLLKSLREFGWDWRMVRRRWPDLVVAAHGPVTAAGAERLSVDVDVVSGRFESFAGVVDALHGRLRG